A stretch of the Polyangiaceae bacterium genome encodes the following:
- a CDS encoding RNA polymerase sigma factor, translating into MGVEAATNLDGESPVPRSAEDRAIEDAIRSGDHRLALALCARDHGAAVGRLCMALVGSHAEADDLVQETLLDAHAGFAAFRGDGSLRSWLFGIARKKCARLVERTTRRTARLRLVHDAERDGSAEELMLLRQRADAARSALSNIRPSEREAVVLRYAGELSFREVGIACGIDEAAARKRVSRALARLREVVKE; encoded by the coding sequence ATGGGCGTAGAGGCAGCGACGAACCTGGACGGCGAGAGCCCAGTCCCACGCTCGGCCGAAGACCGAGCCATCGAAGACGCGATCCGGAGCGGGGACCACCGGCTCGCCCTGGCGCTGTGCGCCCGGGACCACGGGGCGGCTGTCGGCCGGCTGTGCATGGCCCTGGTCGGCTCCCATGCCGAAGCCGACGATCTGGTGCAGGAGACGCTGCTCGATGCCCACGCCGGCTTCGCGGCGTTTCGCGGCGACGGCTCGCTGCGCTCCTGGCTCTTCGGCATCGCTCGCAAGAAGTGCGCTCGGCTGGTGGAGCGGACGACGCGGCGCACCGCGCGCCTGCGCTTGGTACACGACGCGGAGCGCGACGGCAGCGCCGAGGAGCTGATGCTCCTGCGCCAGCGCGCGGACGCCGCGCGCTCGGCGCTGTCCAACATTCGCCCCAGCGAGCGCGAGGCAGTGGTGCTGCGCTACGCCGGCGAGCTCAGCTTTCGTGAGGTGGGGATCGCGTGCGGCATCGACGAGGCCGCGGCGCGCAAACGTGTTTCCCGGGCGCTGGCCCGGCTGCGTGAAGTCGTGAAGGAGTGA
- a CDS encoding adenylyl-sulfate kinase, which translates to MNGVVVWMTGKPSSGKSTLAVALRERLSAQGTACCVLDGDQVRAAFVPRHGYDPKSRDEYYATLANLAGVLARQGLVVVVPATAHLKLFRERARERAPLFLEVYVEASQAEVEARDAKGLYRAVREGRAGGVPGADLGYEVPERPDVVARGGHDEAAVERIALAITEMLGKSD; encoded by the coding sequence GTGAACGGCGTGGTGGTCTGGATGACCGGCAAGCCGTCGTCCGGGAAGTCCACGTTGGCGGTGGCGCTGCGCGAGCGCCTGAGCGCGCAGGGAACGGCGTGTTGCGTGCTGGACGGCGACCAGGTGCGCGCCGCGTTCGTGCCGCGGCACGGCTATGACCCGAAGTCTCGGGACGAGTACTACGCGACGCTGGCGAACCTGGCGGGAGTCTTGGCTCGTCAGGGCCTGGTGGTGGTCGTGCCCGCGACGGCGCACCTGAAGCTGTTCCGTGAGCGAGCCCGCGAGCGCGCCCCTCTGTTCCTCGAAGTCTACGTCGAGGCGTCCCAAGCGGAGGTCGAGGCGCGGGACGCCAAGGGCCTGTATCGCGCCGTGCGCGAAGGGCGCGCCGGCGGCGTGCCCGGCGCCGATCTGGGCTACGAGGTGCCGGAGCGGCCGGACGTGGTGGCGCGAGGCGGGCACGACGAAGCGGCGGTCGAGCGCATCGCGCTCGCGATCACCGAGATGCTCGGGAAGAGTGACTGA
- a CDS encoding aminoglycoside phosphotransferase family protein, giving the protein MASGFARRVAPALEQVVSRILPGATLLSAEPFDVDDAEEQDAATAKGVGYGVPLRLRVRDAMGVERTLVFHTAKSDQFGHDRRADRAAELLLAFDRFGRIPGHVRALDVGAIDKSGQGLISLADAGEFYLVTSFAEGTLYADELRRIARRGSALDAELTHVEALARHLVTIHAERHDEPLRYQRAIRDLIGSGEGIFGLIDAYAADVPAAPPERLRAIESQALAWRWRLKRRAHRLRRTHGDYHPFNVVLSEAGEIALLDASRGCLGDPADDVTCMAVNYVFFAVEHPGSWQGAFRALWHRFWEVYLRESGDAELLEVSAPFLAWRGLVVANPLWYPNVEADARDRVFRLIERALGAERFDPAFADEVLS; this is encoded by the coding sequence GTGGCCAGTGGTTTCGCCCGTCGCGTCGCGCCCGCCCTCGAGCAGGTGGTCTCCCGGATCCTGCCCGGGGCGACCCTGCTCTCGGCCGAGCCGTTCGACGTGGACGACGCCGAGGAACAGGACGCGGCGACGGCCAAGGGGGTCGGGTACGGGGTTCCGCTCCGGCTTCGGGTGCGCGACGCAATGGGCGTCGAGCGGACCCTGGTCTTCCACACCGCCAAGAGCGATCAGTTCGGCCACGATCGGCGCGCGGATCGCGCCGCGGAGCTCCTGCTCGCGTTCGACCGCTTCGGCCGCATCCCCGGACACGTCCGCGCCTTGGACGTCGGCGCCATCGACAAGAGCGGGCAGGGTCTGATCTCGCTGGCCGACGCCGGGGAGTTCTACCTGGTGACGTCCTTCGCAGAGGGAACCCTCTACGCCGACGAGCTCCGGCGCATCGCCCGTCGCGGATCGGCGCTCGACGCCGAGCTGACGCACGTCGAAGCGCTGGCGCGCCACTTGGTCACCATCCACGCCGAGCGGCACGACGAGCCGCTCAGGTACCAGCGCGCGATCCGCGATCTGATCGGCAGCGGGGAGGGGATCTTCGGGCTCATCGACGCCTACGCGGCCGACGTGCCGGCGGCGCCGCCGGAGCGCCTCCGGGCCATCGAGAGCCAGGCCCTCGCCTGGCGCTGGCGTCTCAAGAGGCGCGCGCACCGCCTGCGGCGCACGCACGGCGACTACCATCCGTTCAACGTGGTGCTCTCGGAGGCCGGCGAGATCGCCTTGCTCGACGCCAGCCGGGGCTGCCTCGGGGATCCGGCGGACGACGTGACGTGTATGGCGGTGAACTACGTGTTCTTCGCGGTCGAGCACCCGGGGAGCTGGCAGGGCGCGTTCCGCGCGCTCTGGCACCGCTTCTGGGAGGTGTACCTCCGGGAGAGCGGCGACGCCGAGCTCCTGGAGGTCTCAGCGCCGTTCCTGGCCTGGCGCGGCCTCGTGGTCGCGAACCCGCTCTGGTACCCCAACGTCGAAGCCGACGCGCGCGACCGGGTGTTCCGGTTGATCGAGCGCGCCCTCGGCGCGGAGCGCTTCGACCCCGCCTTCGCCGACGAGGTGCTGTCGTGA
- a CDS encoding DUF559 domain-containing protein, translating to MEVDGGYHQRRRGADARRERALRRLGYRVLRLDAELVLGALEAALDRVRAALPG from the coding sequence ATCGAGGTCGACGGTGGGTACCACCAGAGGCGGCGCGGGGCCGATGCTCGGCGGGAGCGCGCGCTCCGCCGGCTCGGCTACCGGGTGCTCCGTCTGGATGCGGAGCTCGTGCTCGGGGCGCTCGAGGCGGCGCTCGACCGGGTGCGCGCGGCGCTGCCTGGCTGA
- a CDS encoding FecR domain-containing protein → MTDVNIQVSCAEVEERMADILDGSAPEPFFDHVAECDRCRDARYDAEKHLELVAAAGADYAPPADLETRVLAALDKQGGSTPASGLPTPVAGTPEPARSPTSGAAPIEAKSEAPAPATVTATLPSAPARESAPAATEPTVAKTEPIPAAPEPTVSKTEATPAATQPTVAKTEPGVDAEPRPAGLEQRPNVALLKQRSNAARWLVIGGVGAALAAAAAAAIVIKSKKGGSGSELAAEAWHGNVAKLSGTGLSVCAPDGQSCATAAAQGAIPAGSVLVTDGHTRARVTLADGTELSLDRGTRVALGSDKGRRAKLESGNIVADVAHVEGKTARIDLPKGHVEVLGTKFSLNTSDDSATVNVSRGTVKLADAEGREVTVRAGEQGRSYAGMPPFVGNATALGESIAWSESAIAEDDQEEVAVRGLGELKAKKPGDSSERDNAVVLTSHSVKVRIAGAMARTEVDEVFTNNTDEVLEGIYRFPVPPDAKIERLALEVDGKLEEGAFVDRDRAAAIWRGAIVNAAPQVRQQVREEIVWVPGPWRDPALLEWQRGGRFELRIYPIPKRGARRVILAYTQTIKPTGGVRRYSYPMAYSPGGSTKVGRFDVDVQVRGHDEAFGVRAQGYELAKSKQNGADQLAMNASSFSPSGDLTVEYALPERDAELTAWAYKPSADEASKLKQKAEAKTAAPKTDDHAILKAAPPVAAKLGDDAPYVAVALRPKLPRSREEGQRTFAIVVDSSRSMFGESYKRAVNVATKLVRELDRGDSFTLLACDTDCRTMPGGMQIPSGQTALEARRFLESIVPEGASDPTVAIRAARSAASAAANKDLRLVYIGDGMPTVGPIRPAYVTRAIEEAMPPGTGTVTTVAIGADSDTDTLGAMARGGGGVMLPFVPGQTTAEAVFAALSATYGTTLRDVAVELPAGLVEVAPRRVDTIVAGGEQVLVARMEKADIEGSVVVRGKLGKEGFEQRYPVRIVASEAKGNSFVPRLFAATRITDLEREPSADAKKEAIRLSSAFDVASRFTSLLVLESEAMFKAFGLDNTRTSHQWTGEEVAAGTVAKGQQELEAPEDDAFDKDSSARAKSPMKSGDLGFDGEASGGGGFGQGALGGATATPKPAAKPSGPPPAATAPAEPMPFAEEKAKKEVMRDEAPRSMRRPPIRPGGGRNMVPMRRIWERKGSVLEGRITAKAATPSAIGRAESDLQTNTNSRGALRKLFTLYAIAGDTEQARSLAERWSEKEPLDPDALTARADIAARNGDREAAIRILGSVVDVRPDDIPSQKRLARLHRWAGRPAVGCRHSLALAQLRSGDAALLAEAASCGRRTGEARLADEMLQAADEKVRKAAEAQLGKFDNIKDELSGDLRLEASWFGGDTDIDIALIDPDGNRVSWLGAPTKAVISAVDVASTQREGLALRGAKPGEYVIEVVRGSGSSPVRGEVVVNVAGARRVVPFLLNGNRETVGIAKIAMESRLVPVSGGWRGGWE, encoded by the coding sequence ATGACCGACGTGAACATCCAAGTCTCCTGCGCCGAGGTCGAGGAGCGCATGGCCGACATCCTGGACGGCTCGGCCCCCGAGCCTTTCTTCGATCACGTGGCCGAGTGCGATCGCTGCCGCGACGCCCGCTACGACGCCGAGAAGCACCTGGAGCTGGTCGCGGCGGCAGGCGCCGACTACGCGCCGCCCGCCGATCTCGAGACCCGCGTGCTCGCGGCGCTGGACAAGCAGGGCGGCAGCACGCCGGCGAGCGGTTTGCCGACTCCCGTCGCCGGCACGCCGGAGCCGGCGCGAAGCCCCACGAGCGGCGCGGCACCGATCGAGGCAAAGAGCGAAGCTCCCGCTCCCGCGACGGTCACCGCGACCTTGCCGAGCGCGCCGGCGCGGGAGAGCGCCCCGGCAGCCACCGAGCCGACCGTCGCCAAGACCGAGCCCATCCCCGCGGCCCCCGAGCCGACCGTCAGCAAGACCGAGGCGACTCCCGCAGCGACCCAGCCGACCGTCGCCAAGACCGAGCCGGGCGTGGACGCCGAGCCTCGCCCGGCGGGGCTCGAGCAGCGGCCCAACGTGGCGCTCCTGAAGCAGAGGTCGAACGCCGCCCGCTGGCTGGTGATCGGCGGCGTCGGCGCTGCGCTGGCGGCGGCCGCAGCGGCCGCGATCGTGATCAAGAGCAAGAAGGGCGGCTCGGGGAGCGAGCTCGCCGCCGAGGCGTGGCACGGCAACGTCGCCAAGCTCTCGGGCACGGGCCTCTCGGTCTGCGCTCCCGACGGCCAGAGCTGCGCGACGGCAGCAGCCCAGGGCGCGATCCCCGCCGGCTCGGTGCTCGTCACCGACGGCCACACCCGCGCACGCGTCACGCTGGCGGACGGCACGGAGCTGTCGCTGGACCGCGGCACGCGCGTGGCGCTCGGCAGCGACAAGGGGCGCCGCGCCAAGCTCGAGAGCGGCAACATCGTCGCCGACGTCGCCCACGTGGAGGGCAAGACCGCGCGCATCGATCTGCCCAAGGGCCACGTCGAGGTGCTCGGCACCAAGTTCTCGCTGAATACGAGCGACGACAGCGCCACGGTCAACGTCAGCCGCGGCACGGTCAAGCTGGCGGACGCCGAAGGCCGCGAGGTCACGGTGCGCGCCGGCGAGCAGGGCCGCTCCTACGCGGGCATGCCGCCGTTCGTCGGCAACGCCACGGCCCTCGGCGAGAGCATCGCCTGGAGCGAGTCGGCCATCGCGGAGGACGACCAGGAAGAGGTCGCGGTGCGCGGGCTCGGCGAGCTCAAGGCAAAGAAGCCCGGGGACAGCAGCGAGCGCGACAACGCGGTCGTGCTGACCTCGCACTCGGTGAAGGTGCGCATCGCCGGCGCCATGGCGCGTACCGAGGTGGACGAGGTCTTCACCAACAACACCGACGAGGTGCTCGAGGGCATCTACCGCTTCCCGGTGCCGCCGGACGCCAAGATCGAGCGCCTGGCGCTGGAGGTGGACGGCAAGCTGGAGGAGGGCGCCTTCGTCGATCGCGACCGCGCCGCCGCCATCTGGCGCGGCGCCATCGTCAACGCGGCCCCGCAGGTGCGCCAGCAGGTGCGCGAGGAGATCGTCTGGGTGCCCGGGCCCTGGCGCGACCCGGCGCTGCTCGAGTGGCAGCGCGGCGGTCGCTTCGAGCTGCGCATCTACCCGATCCCCAAGCGCGGCGCGCGACGCGTGATCCTCGCCTACACGCAGACCATCAAGCCCACCGGCGGCGTTCGCCGCTACAGCTACCCCATGGCGTACTCGCCCGGCGGCTCGACCAAGGTCGGCCGCTTCGACGTGGACGTGCAGGTGCGCGGCCACGACGAGGCCTTCGGCGTACGCGCGCAGGGCTACGAGCTTGCCAAGAGCAAGCAGAACGGTGCCGACCAGCTGGCGATGAACGCTTCCAGCTTCTCGCCCAGCGGCGACCTCACGGTGGAGTACGCGCTGCCGGAGCGTGACGCCGAGCTCACCGCCTGGGCCTACAAGCCGAGCGCGGACGAGGCCTCGAAGCTGAAGCAGAAGGCCGAGGCCAAGACGGCCGCGCCCAAGACCGACGACCACGCCATCCTGAAGGCGGCCCCGCCCGTGGCGGCCAAGCTCGGCGACGACGCGCCCTACGTGGCCGTCGCCCTCCGGCCCAAGCTGCCGCGGTCGCGGGAGGAAGGCCAGCGCACCTTCGCCATCGTCGTGGACAGCAGCCGCTCGATGTTCGGCGAGAGCTACAAGCGCGCGGTGAACGTCGCGACCAAGCTGGTGCGCGAGCTCGATCGCGGCGACAGCTTCACGCTGCTCGCCTGCGACACCGACTGCCGCACGATGCCGGGTGGGATGCAGATCCCGAGCGGGCAGACCGCGCTCGAGGCGCGGCGCTTCCTCGAGAGCATCGTGCCCGAGGGCGCCAGCGATCCTACCGTGGCGATCCGGGCCGCGCGCTCGGCCGCCAGCGCCGCGGCCAACAAGGATCTTCGCCTGGTCTACATCGGCGACGGCATGCCGACGGTCGGACCGATCCGCCCGGCCTACGTCACCCGCGCCATCGAGGAGGCGATGCCTCCGGGCACCGGCACCGTCACCACGGTGGCCATCGGCGCCGACTCCGACACCGACACGCTGGGCGCCATGGCCCGCGGCGGCGGCGGCGTGATGCTGCCGTTCGTGCCCGGCCAGACCACGGCCGAGGCCGTGTTCGCCGCGCTCAGCGCGACCTACGGCACCACGCTGCGCGACGTGGCGGTGGAGCTGCCGGCGGGCCTGGTCGAGGTCGCTCCGCGGCGCGTGGACACCATCGTGGCCGGCGGCGAGCAGGTCCTCGTGGCCCGCATGGAGAAGGCCGACATCGAGGGCAGCGTGGTGGTGCGCGGCAAGCTCGGCAAGGAAGGCTTCGAGCAGCGCTACCCGGTGCGCATCGTGGCGAGCGAAGCCAAAGGCAACTCGTTCGTGCCGCGGCTGTTCGCTGCGACTCGCATCACCGATCTGGAGCGCGAGCCGAGCGCCGACGCCAAGAAGGAGGCCATCCGGCTTTCGAGCGCCTTCGACGTGGCGAGCCGCTTCACGTCGCTCCTGGTCCTGGAGAGCGAGGCCATGTTCAAGGCCTTCGGCCTCGACAACACCCGTACCTCGCACCAGTGGACCGGCGAGGAGGTCGCCGCCGGCACCGTCGCCAAGGGCCAGCAGGAGCTCGAGGCCCCGGAGGACGACGCCTTCGACAAGGACTCGTCGGCACGGGCGAAGTCCCCGATGAAGTCCGGCGATCTGGGCTTCGACGGCGAGGCTTCGGGCGGCGGCGGCTTCGGCCAAGGAGCGCTCGGTGGCGCCACCGCGACGCCCAAGCCCGCGGCCAAGCCCTCCGGCCCTCCGCCCGCCGCGACCGCGCCCGCCGAGCCCATGCCCTTCGCCGAGGAGAAGGCCAAGAAGGAAGTCATGCGGGACGAGGCGCCGCGCTCCATGCGGCGTCCGCCCATTCGCCCCGGGGGCGGCCGCAACATGGTCCCGATGCGCCGCATCTGGGAGCGCAAGGGCAGCGTGCTCGAGGGCCGCATCACCGCCAAGGCGGCGACGCCCAGCGCCATCGGCAGGGCCGAGAGCGACTTGCAGACGAACACCAACAGCCGCGGCGCGCTGCGCAAGCTGTTCACCCTGTACGCCATCGCCGGCGACACCGAGCAGGCCCGCAGCCTGGCCGAGCGCTGGAGCGAGAAGGAGCCCCTGGATCCGGACGCGCTGACGGCCCGCGCCGACATCGCCGCCCGCAACGGCGATCGCGAAGCAGCCATCCGCATCCTGGGCAGCGTGGTGGACGTGCGGCCCGACGACATCCCGTCGCAGAAGCGCCTGGCGCGCCTGCACCGCTGGGCGGGGCGCCCCGCCGTCGGTTGCCGTCACTCGCTGGCGCTGGCGCAGCTCCGCTCGGGCGACGCCGCGCTCCTGGCCGAGGCCGCGAGCTGCGGGCGCCGCACCGGAGAGGCGCGCCTGGCCGACGAGATGCTCCAGGCCGCCGACGAAAAGGTGCGCAAGGCCGCCGAGGCTCAGCTCGGCAAGTTCGACAACATCAAGGACGAGCTCTCCGGCGATCTCCGCCTCGAGGCCAGCTGGTTCGGCGGCGACACCGACATCGACATCGCGCTGATCGACCCCGACGGCAACCGCGTGTCGTGGCTCGGCGCGCCCACCAAGGCCGTGATCAGCGCCGTGGACGTGGCCAGCACGCAGCGCGAGGGCCTGGCTCTGCGCGGCGCCAAGCCCGGCGAGTACGTGATCGAGGTGGTGCGGGGCTCGGGCTCGAGCCCGGTCCGCGGCGAGGTCGTCGTGAATGTCGCCGGCGCCCGCCGGGTGGTACCGTTCCTCCTGAACGGCAACCGCGAGACCGTCGGTATCGCCAAGATCGCCATGGAAAGTCGCCTGGTGCCTGTAAGCGGCGGCTGGCGTGGTGGTTGGGAGTGA